In Eremothecium gossypii ATCC 10895 chromosome IV, complete sequence, the genomic stretch GGGTATCTGTCCAGTTTCGACCAAAGGATGCGTCACATCTAAGAATGGCCCAAACATGATTAAAACATGCGGTCTTATATGCTCATTAACTCTTAGAATAAATTCTTCTAGGTGATTAAAATCGATCGAGGTTGAAGGGGTGTAAGGTCCCGAGGTAACTAGTACTTTCATTTGGCCACCGTCTAGTGCGAGTTGTGCTTCTTGTATCTCTTCTGCACTCGAGACCGGAGAGTTCAAGTACGGAAACTGCAATAGTTCCTCAACTTTGAAGAACTCGCCATTGGCATTCCTACCCCTCATGGCAACAATCTGTCCCGGGAAAAGTGAGTACTCCTTGATACTTTTTAGATTGAGACGTATCCGCCGCCCGATACCTGCAGCACGTGAAGTTTCAATCGACACTGATTCCATATTTATACGCTCGTCGCCAGGATTGTCGGGAACAATACGGCCAACACAGATGATGGAAGATTGCGATTGTATGGTGGGGTCGCCCAGTTCTGCAGATGATATACCAAGGTCTTTCTGAACCACACTTGTAAAGTGCTCGATCTGCTCATCTAGCACGTCTGCCGCACCTAATAGTCTCTGCCTCATGGTCCGATATTTGTACTTCTTCGTGTCATAGAACGGAATCGATCTAACTTGATGGTCGCTGTCGAAGTCAGCACCGTCCGCAATTGGAAGATCTGGGTTTAGCGTGTCGACAATCTTATCTGTGTCTCTTGAATCGCCTGCAGATGTAGGCGTCCCAAATCCGGGTCCTGCGTCGGAGAACACCGATGTATGCCCCACCGGCGACGATGGCGGACCTGGAGAGTCTCTGTCCGAGTGCAGGACATCCAGCTTCATCTTTCTCACATTCGATGATCGTGGGGAGCTTCCGTATCCAAACAGCGAAGACCCCCCCGTAGCCcgcagcggccgcggcAATTTCGCACCGCTGCCGTGCCCAGCGCCATGTGACACGTCCGCAGCGTTCCCCTGCGCCATGTTAGCCTTCTCGATCTGTCGCTGGATAAATCCCTTGAAGTTGTCTAGCCCGTTCGCATCCAGCTTGACACCCCCGTCCAAGCTGTGGTATGCAAATTGCTCCCATTTAATATACAACTCATCGATAGATAACGCGTAAAGCTTCATATAACTTTCCAATGTGGTCACGACGGTTTCATCTTTTGCCTCAGGTCCGAACCTTGCCAGCAATTCATCTTTTAACACCATAGTCAATTATGATCACCTTTAATATGCAAACCAGTATTGATACTTAAGTATAAAGATAATTATGTGATGATAATTAAGGAATGTATAATAGTACAAACTGCTTGTTGTATTAGTAGATGATCGACGCGAAACCGCCGCGGACCTGGAACGAGATTTCTCAATTATGGTCCATCGTATAATACGATTTCACTAGATCGAACTCTGGTTGACGCAAAATGCTAAACATAGACCTGATGTAGCTTGCAGGCGAGTTTCTGGCGACGAGGATCCCGTATATCTGAGCGAGAAGCTTGATTGAATGATAGCGCCACTCGGTGAAGTCATTAGTGACAAATTGTTGGAGGAGAGAAGACATGCTGCCGAGAACCTCGAGAGAAAGCAGCGTGTTCATGTGGTCTAAGGCATCGCTAAGTGTTTGTAGGAGGAAGGTAATGCGAACGCGATCTTCAGCTACATTGAGCTCCTTGATGGCACTTTCTAGTAACTGGGGAAGGTAGGAGCTGGAGTAGTGTTCGATCAAAGTTTCCCTGAGCTCACAGCACGCGATGTATGTTTCGTTGTTGTAAGAGGAAAGCTTGGACAATTCTCTAAGAGCGAAGGCCCAGGCGTCAGAGAGTTCATCTGTGGAAAGATGGGAGGAACTTAATTGTGAGTTAGCAATGAGTAGGGCCGTGTACAGGACGACACACTTGTAACTATCCGAAAATCCGTCTGCGGTGGAGAGGGCTGTAAGCATGGACCAAAGGCGCTGGAGCCCATTAGAATCTGTGAGCCAGTGAAGCAAAGGATCGGTACAATGGGACACAATAGCTCCCACGATGCGCGAGACATCTGCCGAGCGTAGGCGGCTGTTCTGGATGGTGTTCACGGTCTCCAAGATCCGATTGGCATCCATGTCTGAGACATCGAGGATTTCCAAGAGGCCCAGCTCAAAGGCAGTGAGTGAATTATCTGGCAAGGCGCCCAAGATATCGATATGCTGTTTGCATGATAAGAAGTTGGAGCGGTCCTGGGGGGTACCATTCTCACAATCCTCAGAATCGCGAACGAATGGATCATCTTTGTGCTTGAGTTCAATTTCATTGATACCGTCTGACAAAAGCTTCGAGTCTTCTTCGTTTAAAGGCAAAGTCGGGGACTTTTCCATTTCCTTCCGGACAAGCTCTGAAACTGTACCAAAGGATGCCGGCCGGTTCTCATCAGTACCATGGCTAGTGTTGCCGCTGGTATCTTCGATAGACTCGCCGTCGTAACGATCCCAGCTTTTGTTAACGTCGATTATTCTGGGAATATCATTGAATTTAACGGACTGGTCATGCTTCTCGTCTCTAAAAATCTCGTCCAAGCCGGTTTCTTGGTTCTCTTGCTCCACCGGGTCTTTAAACTTCTCGTCATCCACCATTTCGACGTCCTCATCACCATCCAGTTTCTCGTAGATGCTAACAACCTTCGTCATCTCTGTTAGCCCCTTCAGACCACCAAAGTTATTTAGTTCTGGTTCGTCCTCCGAGTCGATGAGGGCGCTGT encodes the following:
- the POL12 gene encoding DNA-directed DNA polymerase alpha subunit POL12 (Syntenic homolog of Saccharomyces cerevisiae YBL035C (POL12)) translates to MVLKDELLARFGPEAKDETVVTTLESYMKLYALSIDELYIKWEQFAYHSLDGGVKLDANGLDNFKGFIQRQIEKANMAQGNAADVSHGAGHGSGAKLPRPLRATGGSSLFGYGSSPRSSNVRKMKLDVLHSDRDSPGPPSSPVGHTSVFSDAGPGFGTPTSAGDSRDTDKIVDTLNPDLPIADGADFDSDHQVRSIPFYDTKKYKYRTMRQRLLGAADVLDEQIEHFTSVVQKDLGISSAELGDPTIQSQSSIICVGRIVPDNPGDERINMESVSIETSRAAGIGRRIRLNLKSIKEYSLFPGQIVAMRGRNANGEFFKVEELLQFPYLNSPVSSAEEIQEAQLALDGGQMKVLVTSGPYTPSTSIDFNHLEEFILRVNEHIRPHVLIMFGPFLDVTHPLVETGQIPTFPNLKSQPRTLDELFTKILCPILRKINPRIQVVLIPSMRDAISRHTSYPQDSFSRKELQLPKNFKCYANPATFRVNELFFGCSNNDIFKDMKEVPNGPINLSKNRIDRVSEHILEQRRFYPAFPGGAKTRTIDDSKEHVSGADLEVPYLGLTEFIGGFIPDIVIIPSELKHFARVVKNVMVINPGAFVRARGSRGTYAQLSISAPDLEDGILTLVEGQENVYLHNAWKRTRIDILSA